A region of Dioscorea cayenensis subsp. rotundata cultivar TDr96_F1 chromosome 5, TDr96_F1_v2_PseudoChromosome.rev07_lg8_w22 25.fasta, whole genome shotgun sequence DNA encodes the following proteins:
- the LOC120261756 gene encoding BAG family molecular chaperone regulator 2-like produces MMKLKSRRLFRSCSAKLGGGERVINSNKACHGGGEIEWEVRPGGMLVQKRESCKGGGELIRVRVSMGSHCHDISIGATSTFGELKVVLSLVTGLEPRAQRILYRGKEREDVDHLHMVGIKDSDKVLLLEDPAIKDKKLRAMMERNPCNTAIKV; encoded by the exons ATGATGAAGTTGAAGTCAAGAAGGCTTTTCAGGAGTTGCAGCGCAAAGCTTGGAGGAGGAGAAAGAGTGATAAACAGTAACAAGGCTTGTCATGGAGGAGGAGAGATAGAGTGGGAAGTGAGACCAGGAGGAATGCTAGTTCAGAAAAGGGAAAGTTGCAAAGGTGGTGGAGAGCTCATTAGAGTAAGAGTTTCCATGGGATCTCATTGCCATGATATCTCCATTGGAGCCACCTCCACATTTG GGGAGTTGAAGGTGGTGCTGTCTTTGGTGACAGGGTTGGAGCCAAGAGCTCAGAGGATTTTGTATAGAGGGAAAGAAAGGGAGGATGTGGATCATTTGCATATGGTTGGGATTAAAGATTCAGATAAAGTGCTGCTTTTGGAGGACCCTGCCATTAAAGATAAGAAATTGAGAGCCATGATGGAAAGGAATCCTTGCAATACTGCTATTAAGGTGTGA
- the LOC120259961 gene encoding uncharacterized protein LOC120259961 translates to MEVPSNESESTGPPWLITPDSLIVDYEVKRAIHELVKGHYKEAWTGCGKVPKDVRQRIFIAFKGIYTWEPQHESSVLRHFRSEWLKKNLYLAHKLYKAPFPWMALVVWEGLQRYWELEEFKRISEKNKQNRAEIGSSSTVIYHGGSVSTVVHRLRLAEELGREPTPKKCFIRTHGRKDGTLEAGRATEIVGLYEPSCSKAISSTFGCMPENQGVDKDSINQDELWDEIAIGSRNRVVGKGNIIRQISSSNYKPRSGPSESTEQLRNKVKELQEELARSRAKADAELARRELFESSLLAALRGTRY, encoded by the exons ATGGAAGTGCCATCCAATGAGTCTGAGAGCACTGGACCCCCTTGGTTGATCACCCCGGACAGTTTAATTGT AGATTATGAAGTTAAGAGAGCAATACATGAATTAGTGAAAGGTCACTATAAAGAGGCATGGACTGGATGTGGAAAAGTGCCCAAAGATGTGAGGCAAAGgatattcattgcttttaag ggCATTTATACATGGGAGCCACAGCATGAGTCGTCAGTGTTGCGACATTTTAGAAGTGAATGgctgaaaaaaaatttatatcttgcACATAAATTGTATAAGGCTCCATTTCCATGGATGGCTCTTGTAGTTTGGGAGGGTTTGCAGAGATATTGGGAGTTAGAGGAGTTTAAGAGAATAAgtgaaaagaacaaacaaaatagGGCAGAAATTGGAAGCTCCTCCACAGTTATTTATCATGGTGGATCTGTCAGTACTGTTGTGCACCGCCTTAGACTG GCGGAGGAATTGGGTAGGGAGCCGACACCTAAAAAATGTTTTATCCGGACTCATGGAAGGAAAGATGGCACACTTGAGGCTGGGCGTGCCACAGAAATTGTt GGTCTGTATGAGCCTTCATGTTCCAAGGCTATAAGTTCAACTTTTGGATGTATGCCTGAAAA TCAAGGCGTAGATAAGGATTCTATCAATCAAGATGAATTATGGGATGAGATAGCTATTGGAAGTCGTAACAGAGTTGTAGGAAAAGGTAACATTATCAGGCAAATATCCTCATCCAATTACAAGCCGCGCTCGGGGCCTTCAGAATCAACTGAACAACTCCGCAACAAAGTTAAAGAGTTACAGGAGGAGCTTGCTAGATCTCGTGCTAAGGCTGATGCTGAGTTGGCTCGACGTGAGTTATTTGAATCATCATTGCTTGCTGCACTTCGGGGTACAAGGTATTGA
- the LOC120260786 gene encoding uncharacterized protein LOC120260786, with protein MAVSYGALALSPGAHSSTLARRTRLQILCKKKERDRDHQYPFKVVEITPPPRSLGVRCFPTNIHCGESVTIEGQAYTVSAVVHRYQLRKGKYEPSEKRLDVLSTGRYILNMYLENLLEQS; from the exons ATGGCAGTGTCTTACGGCGCGCTTGCGCTCTCACCTGGCGCCCATTCCTCTACGCTTGCTCGGAGGACTCGTCTCCAGATTCTGtgcaagaagaaggagagagacCGCGATCATCAGTACCCTTTCAAGGTCGTTGAGATCACTCCTCCACCTCGCTCCCTTGGCGTCCGATGCTTCCCCACT AACATACATTGTGGGGAAAGTGTCACCATAGAAGGTCAAGCATACACAGTTTCGGCAGTAGTTCATCGATACCAGTTGCGCAAGGGAAAATACGAGCCTAGTGAGAAAAGGCTTGACGTGTTGTCCACAGGAAGGTACATCTTGAACATGTATTTAGAAAATTTGCTCGAGCAATCATGA
- the LOC120259962 gene encoding protein MAIN-LIKE 2-like produces the protein MAYSDRGLRCRHVSIVEHPPEIIGLLREAGFYHAAQTLNFRIDAALVSALVERWQTETHTFHLTCGETTITLEDVALLLSLPINGHKVIQQTSSLGSDVCAELLGVVPPTEQRKAQNITLTWLEETFGMLSYDASQRQIECYARAYILRLIGCVLMQDMSQNRVHLKWLPLLRDFTEAGRYSWGSACLATLYRSLCRASNKDMKNISGSMILLQSWAWYKISSISPGTRAIVSFPLVRRWAHIEVDDDSRINKHNVKIYRQFKIERKTFSWTDLYGLRLHH, from the exons atgGCATAT TCTGATCGGGGTCTTAGGTGTAGACATGTGTCTATCGTAGAGCATCCTCCAGAAATCATAGGCCTTTTAAGAGAAGCCGGTTTCTATCATGCGGCTCAAACTCTTAATTTCCGAATTGATGCCGCTCTTGTGAGCgcattagtggagagatggCAGACTGAAACACACACGTTCCACCTTACATGCGGTGAGACAACAATCACGTTGGAAGATGTGGCGCTATTACTGAGCTTACCCATTAACGGCCACAAAGTCATCCAGCAGACTTCTAGCTTAGGAAGTGATGTCTGTGCAGAGTTGCTCGGAGTGGTCCCACCGACAGAGCAAAGGAAAGCTCAGAATATAACTCTAACGTGGCTTGAGGAAACATTTGGCATGTTGTCATATGATGCAAGTCAACGACAGATAGAATGTTATGCACGTGCCTATATCCTAAGGCTTATTGGTTGTGTCCTCATGCAAGATATGTCTCAAAATAGGGTTCATTTGAAGTGGTTACCACTTCTGAGGGATTTTACAGAAGCAGGAAGATACAGTTGGGGTTCAGCATGTCTAGCAACCCTGTACAGGTCTTTATGTCGTGCATCCAacaaagatatgaaaaatatcagtGGATCTATGATATTACTTCAATCATGGGCATGGTACAAGATTTCAAGTATATCCCCTGGAACTCGTGCTATCGTATCTTTTCCTCTGGTTCGTAG gTGGGCGCACattgaagtggatgatgataGCCGCATCAACAAGCACAATGTGAAGATATATAGGCAGTTCAAAATCGAAAGGAAGACATTTTCGTGGACAGACCTTTATGGACTACGTTTACATCATTGA